TATGAGACTGTGTGTGGTATTCTATAAACCTTCCCCATAGTGTTTATGATACTGTGTGTGGTATTCTTAAACCTTCCCCATAGTGTTTATGAGACTGTGTGTGGTATTCTATAAACCTTCCCCATAGTGTTTATGATACTGTGTGTGGTATTCTATAAACCTTCCCCATAGTGTttatgatactgtgtgtgtgtggtattctaTAAACCTTCCCCATAGTGTTTATGATACTGTGTGTGGTATTCTATAAACCTTCCCCATAGTGTTTATGATACTGTGTGTGGTATTCTATAAACCTTCCCCATAGTGTTTATGAGACTGTGTGTGGTATTCTTCTATAATCCTTCCCCATAGTGTttatgatactgtgtgtgtgtggtattctaTAAACCTTCCCCATAGTGTTTATGAGACTGTGTGTGGTATTCTTCTATAAACCTTCCCCATAGTGTttatgatactgtgtgtgtgtggtattctataaaccttccccatagtgtttatgagactgtgtgtgtggtattctATAAACCTTCCCCATATTGTTTATGATACTGTGTGTGGTATTCTATAAACCTTCCCCATAGTGTttatgatactgtgtgtgtgtggtattctaTAAACCTTCCCCATAGTGTTTATGATACTGTGTGTGGTATTCTATAAACCTTCCCCATAGTGTTTATGATACTGTGTGTGGTATTCTATAAACCTTCCCCGTAGTGTTTATGATACTGTGTGTGGTATTCTATAAACCTTCCCCGTAGTGTTTATGATACTGTGTGTGGTATTCTATAATCCTTCCCCATAGTGTTTATGATACTGTGTGTGGTATTCTTCTATAATCCTTCCCCATAGTGTTTATGATACTGTGTGTGGTATTCTTCTATAATCCTTCCCCGTAGTGTTTATGATACTGTGTGTGGTATTCTATAAACCTTCCCCATAGTGTTTATGATACTGTGTGTGGTATTCTTCTATAATCCTTCCCCGTAGTGTTTATGATACTGTGTGTGGTATTCTTCTATAATCCTTCCCCATAGTGTTTATGATACTGTGTGTGGTATTCTTCTATAATCCTTCCCCATAGTGTTTATGATACTGTGTGTGGTATTCTTCTATAATCCTTCCCCATAGTGTTTATGATACTGTGTGTGGTATTATATAATCCTTCCCCATAGTGTttatgatactgtgtgtgtggtattatATAATCCTTCCCCATAGTGTTTATGATACTGTGTGTGGTATTCTTCTATAATCCTTCCCCGTAGTGTttatgatactgtgtgtgtgtggtattcttCTATAATCCTTCCCCGTAGTGTttatgatactgtgtgtgtggtattatATAATCCTTCCCCATAGTGTTTATGATACTGTGTGTGGTATTCTATAAACCTTCCCCATAGTGTTTATGATACTGTGTGTGGTATTCTATAAACCTTCCCCATAGTGTttatgagactgtgtgtgtggtattctATAAACCTTCCCCATAGTGTTTATGATACTGTGTGTGGTATTCTTCTATAAACCTTCCCCATAGTGTttatgatactgtgtgtgtggtattctATAAACCTTCCCCATAGTGTTTATGATACTGTGTGTGGTATTCTATAAACCTTCCCCATAGTGTttatgatactgtgtgtgtggtattctATAAACCTTCCCCATAGTGTTTATGATACTGTGTGTGGTATTCTTAAACCTTCCCCATAGTGTTTATGAGACTGTGTGTGGTATTCTATAAACCTTCCCCATAGTGTttatgatactgtgtgtgtgtggtattctaTAAACCTTCCCCATAGTGTTTATGATACTGTGTGTGGTATTCTATAAACCTTCCCCATAGTGTTTATTATACTGTGTGTGGTATTCTTAAACCTTCCCCATAGTGTTTATGAGACTGTGTGTGGTATTCTATAAACCTTCCCCATAGTGTttatgatactgtgtgtgtgtggtattctaTAAACCTTCCCCATAGTGTTTATGATACTGTGTGTGGTATTCTATAAACCTTCCCCATAGTGTTTATGATACTGTGTGTGGTATTCTATAAACCTTCCCCATAGTGTTtattatactgtgtgtgtggtattctTCTATAATCCTTCCCCATAGTGTTTatgatactgtgtgtgttaatgccttctctctctctctcttcccccagcgTCTCCACGATGTCGTCCTCCCGTTGTGTGTACGCCTGCAGCAGCAGCATGGGGGAGACTGCGGGGCTGGGGGTGTTAGTGGTCAATACGGTAGTGCCCTCCCTCGTAGGGAGCTGTACCGTCTGCTCCTAGCCCTGGTCCTAGTGCCCCCACCTCGATGGCCCCCACCCCTCACCTGTACGGTGTCCATACTCAGTCACGGACGCAGGGATAGGAGCCTGAAGGTAGGGGGAAATATGCATGCAGGTACTGCACAGGCAgggacccccccacacacacactggctgcaGCCtttaggtatggagggagagtagaagGGTAGgtaggaatggagggagggggagtggatagaagtgtaggtatggagggagagtgagtagaagtgtaggtatggagggagagtgagtagAAGTGTAGGTATGGACTGGGCTAAATGTATGACTCTCACACACGACTCTGTCAACATCCtggtgttttgttttgtttgtctgtGTTTAAGCAACCAAGTAAACATTTCTCCTGCCTCATCAATTACACTTGAAATACAAAACGttctaatatacacacacaactacacaacacacactaaCTGGTATAACACACGCCCCatatttataaactgggtggttgtagcctaaatgctgattggctgacagctgtggtatatcagaccgtaaaCCATGGGTATGgcgaaacatttatttttactgctctaattacgttggtaaccaatggcgataaggcacctcgggggtttgtggaccccttgactttttcctcatattgttacgttagtcttattctaaaatggattaaaaacaaTTGTTTCCcttcaatctacacgcaataccccataatgagaaatcataaacaggtttttagatttttcttATGCCAATGTGTTAGTTTATTATTATCACATgaacataagtgttcagaccctttactcagtactttgttgaaggactgttggcagtgattacagccttgagtcttcttgggtatgatgcttcaagcttggcacctgtatttggggagtttctcccattcttctctgcagatcctctcaagctcgtgTCAGGTTGGCTGCGGAGCATTGCTGCCCATCCAACCTGTGCctcgacattcagagacttgttccaaaaccacttgtgcgttgtcttggctgtgtgcttagggtcattgtcctgttggaaggtgaaccttcacctcagtcAGGTCCTGAGCTCTttgttttcatcaagaatctctctgcactttgctccgttcctctttccattgatcctgaccagtctcctagtccctgccactggaaaacatccccacagcatggtgccgccaccaccatgcttcaccgtagggatggtgccaggtttcctccagacatgacacttggcattcaggccaaagagttcaatcttggtttcatcagaccagagaatattgtttctcatggtctgagagtcctttaggtgcctcttggcaaactccaagcgggctgtcatgcgccttttactgagaagaggcttccatctggccactctaccataaaggcctggttggtgatgtgctgcggagatggttgtccttctggaaggttcgccCATCGccacaaaggaactctagagctctgtcagagtgaccaatgtgttcttggtcacctccctgaccaaggcccttctaccacgattgctcagtttggtcggatggccagctctaggaagagtcttggtggttccaaacttcttccattttagaatgatggaggccactgtgttcttggggaccttcaatgctgcaggaatgttttggtacacttccctagatctgtgcctcgacacaatcctgtctcggagctctatggacaattccttcgacctcatggcttggtttttgctctgacatgcactgtcaactgtgggaccttacagtggggcaaaaaagtatttagtcagccaccaattgtgcaagttctcccacttaaaaagatgaggcctgttattttcatcataggtacacttcaactatgacagacaaaatgagaaaagaaaatccagaaaatcacattgtaggatttttaatgaatttatttgcaaattatggtggaaaataaatatttggtcaataacaaaagtttctcaatacttttatataccctttgttggcaatgacagaggtcaaatgttttctgtaagtcttcacaaggttttcacacactgttgctggtattttggcctattcctccatgcagatctcctctagagcagtgatgttttggggctgttgctgggcaacatggactttcaactccctccaaagattgtctatggggttgagatctggagactggcttggccactccaggaccttgaaatgcttcttacgaagccactccttcgtttcccgggcagtgtgtttgggatcattgtcatgctgaaagacccagccacgtttcatcttcaatgcccttgctgatggaaggttttcactcaaaatctcacgatacatggccccattcattctttcctttacacggatcagtcgtcgtggtccctttgcagaaaaacagcccaaagcatgatgtttccacccccatgtttcacagtaggtatggtgttctttggatgcaactcagcattctttgtcctccaaacacgatgagttgagtttttaccaaaaagttatattttggtttcatctgaccatatgacattctcccaatcttctctggatcatccaaatgctctctagcaaacttcagacgggcctgggcatgtactggcttaagcagggggacacgtccaGGCACTGCATGATTTgtgtccctggcggcgtagtgtgttactgatggtaggctttcttactttggtcccagctctctgcaggtcattcactaggtccccccgtgtggttctgggatttttgctcaccgtgagatcttgcgtggagccccagctcgagggagattatcagtggtcttgtacagtgccttgcgaaagtattcagccccctttgaactttgcgaacttttgccacatttcaggcttcaaacataaagatataaaactatattttggggaagaatcaacaacaagtgggacacaatcatgaagtggaacgacatttattggatatttcaaactttttttaacaaatctaaaactgaaaaattgggcgtgcaaaattattcagcccctttactttcagtgcagcaaactctctccagaagttcagtgaggatctctgaatgatccaatgttgacctaaatgactaatgatgataaatacaatccacctgtgtgtaatcaagtctccgtataaatgcacctgcactgtgatagtctcagaggtccgttaaaagcgcagagagcatcatgaagaacaaggaacacaccaggcaggtccgagatactgttgtgaagaagtttaaagccggatttggatacaaaaagatttcccaagctttaaacatcccaaggagcactgtgcaagcgataatattgaaatggaaggagtatcagaccactgcaaatctaccaagacctggccgtccctccaaactttcagctcatacaaggagaagactgatcagagatgcagccaagagacccaaagatcactctggatgaactgcagagatctacagctgaggtgggagactctgtccataggacaacaatcagtcgtatattgcacaaatctggcctttatggaagtggcaagaaagccatttcttaaagatatccataaaaagtgtcgtttaaagtttgccacaagccacctgggagacacaccaaacatgtggaagaaggtgctctggtcaaatgaaaccaaaattgaactttttggcaacagtgcaaaatgttatgtttggcgtaaaagcaacacagctcattaccctgaacacaccatccccactgtcaaacatggtggtggcagcatcatggtttgggcctgcttttcttcagcagggacagggaagatggttaaaattgatgggaagatggatggagccaaatacaggaccattctggaagagaacctgatggagtctgcaaaagtccagacctgaatctaatcgagaatctgtggaaagaactgaaaactgctgttcacaaatactctccatccaacctcactgagctcgagctgttttgcaaggaggaatgggaaaaaatttcagtctctcggtgtgcaaaactgatacgactaccgccccgtagcactcacttccgtcatcatgaagtgctttgagagactagtcaaggaccatatcacctccaccctacctgacaccctagacccactccaatttgcttaccgcccaaataggtccacagacgatgcaatctcaaccacactgcacactgccctaacccacctggacaagaggaatacctatgtgagaatgctgttcatcgactacagctcggcattcaacaccatagtaccctccaagctcgtcatcaagctcgagaccctgggtctcgaccccgccctgtgcaactgggtactggacttcctgacgggccgcccccaggtggtgagggtaggcaacaacatctcctccccgctgatcctcaacacgggggccccacaagggtgcgttctgagccctctcctgtactccctgttcacccacgactgcgtggccacgcacgcctccaactcaatcatcaagtttgcggacgacacaacagtcgtccgcaaacttgatgattgagttggaggcgtgcgtggccacgcagtcgtgggtgaacagggaggcttgattaccaacaacgacgagactgcctacagggaggaggtgagggccctcggggtgtggtgtcaggaaaataacctcacactcaacgtcaacaaaactaaggagatgattgtggacttcaggaaacagcagagggaacacccccctatccacatcgatggaacagtagtggagagggtagctagttttaagttcctcggcatacacatcacagacaaactgaatttgtccactcacactgacagcgtcgtgaagaaggcgcagcagcgcctattcaacctcaggaggctgaagaaattcggcttgtcaccaaaggcactcacaaacttctacagatgcacaatcgagagcatcctggcgggctgtatcaccgcctagtacggcaactgctccgccctcaaccgtaaggctctccagagggtagtgaggactgcacaacgcatcaccgggggcaaactacctgccctccaggacacctacaccacccgttgttacaggaaggccataaagatcatcaaggacatcaaccacccgaaccactgcctgttcaccccgctatcatccagaaggcgaggtcagtacaggtgcatcaaagctgggaccgagagactgaaaaacagcttctatcttaaggccatcagactgttaaacagccaccactaacattgagtggctgctgccaacacactgtcattgacactgacccaactccagccattttaataatgggaattgatgggaaatgatgtaaatatatcactagccactttaaacaatgctaccttatataatgttacttaccctacattattcatctcatatgcatatgtatatactgtactctacatcatcgactgcatccttatgtaacacttgtatcactagccactttaactatgccactttgtttactttgtctacacactcatctcatatgtatatactgtactcgataccatctactgtatgctgctctgtaccatcactcattcatatatccttatgtacatgttccttatccccttacactgtgtataagacagtagttttggaattgttagttagattacttgttggttatcactgcattgtcggaactagaagcacaagcatttcgctacactcgcatttaacatctgctaaccatgtgtatgtgacaaataaaatttgatttgatttgatggagacataccccaagcgacttacagctgtaatcgcagcaaaaggtggcgctacaaagtattaacttaagggggctgaataattttgcacgcccaatttttctgtttttgatttgttaaaaaagtttgaaatatccaataaatgtcgttccacttcatgattgtgtcccacttgttgttgattcttcacaaaaaaatagttttatatctttgtttgaagcctgaaatgtggcaaaaggtcgaagttcaagggggccaaatactttcgcaaggcactgtatgtcttccatttcctaataattgctcccacagttgatttcttcaaaccaagctgcttacctattgcagattcagtcttcccagcctggtgcaggtctacaattttgtttttggtgtcctttgacagctctttggtcttggccatagtggagtttggagtgtgactgtttgaggttgtggacaggtgtctttttatacttataacaagttcaaacaggtgccattaacacaggtaatgagtggaggacagaggagcctcttaaagaagttacaggtctgtgagagccagaaatcttgcttgtttgtaggtgaccaaatacttattttccaccataatttgcaaataaattcattaaaaatcctacaatttgattttctggatttttttttctcattttgtctgtcatagttgaagtgaacctatgatgaaaattacaggctctctcatatttttaagtgggagaacttggacaattggtggctgactaaatacttttttgccccactgtatatagacaggtgtgcctttccaaatcatgtccaatcagtttaatttaccacaggtggactccaagttgtagaaacatctcaaggatgatcaatgaaaacaagatgcacctgagtttaatttagtctcatagcaaagggtctgaatacttatgtaaataaggtttttcagttttttaaattttatttgcAATAAATACATACCCTAttatgacaaagtaaaaacaggttattGTGTGTAGTAGATTGGTGAGATTTCTTTCTTCATTTaattcatttttagaataaggctgtaacataatgtagAAAAAGTGAAGAGGTcagaatactttacgaatgcactatATTTAAAGGAAAACGCTACCCAAAAACtgtcttttggtatttgtttaatTCATCCactgttgatatagtcccaagaAATGTTTTGCAGGTCAGCAATCAGGTTTTGTCTTTGAAAAAGGAAAACTGTCGGCAATCAAGTTGTCGGCAATCAAGTTAACTGTGAATAAAATGAATGTTTTGGGAGAGTCAATGAGAGTTTCGCGGTGTCATGTTACACTCAGGCTGTTGACTAGTTAGACAGGTTTAGAGATACTCTAGGAAAATGTGTATATATCGTAGGAGTATTTACCACCTGTACGGTTATTTTCACCTTTTTGTTAGCTCAGGCAAATGTTAGTCCATAGTGAAATGTACTGGAATAGTGACCTTTGGAATGCACTTGCTTACTGATCTTACTCTCcatctgtgtctctgtttctgcccCTCTCCTCAGGTCTCCTCCTTCTGCACTGAGGCCCTGACCATATGCAACTCCCTTCTCCACCCCCGCACCCCATCCCTCTGCCTCCCAATGCCCCCCCTCGCCCTCAAACCCAGCCCTGCCActtccctcctcaccccttccCAGGCCTCCAGCctcaccctccccactctcctcggAGGGCCCTTCCCAGGCCGACACTCACTCGGCCTTGGCCACACCCTCCTAGGTTCCCTGGACAACCACCTGTCTCTGGTTCCTCCGGGGCTCTCTGGCCAGGGCTCTACCCCAGGAGACCTGCTCCTTTCCCCCCATCAGGGCGAGCTGGCAGGGCTGGGGCTCTCAGAGGGCCAGAGACCCGTCTTCATCCGTTACGACAAAGAGGAAGCGGAGGATGTGGAGATTTCACTGGAGAGCGACTCAGACGATAGTGTTGTCATCTTCCCACGGGGGATGCTGATGTTAGAGAACCAAGATGGCATCAGCACCGTGGCCACTCTCCCCGTGTCTTCCTTAGTACCTAGTGGGGTCACTCTCCCCGTACCCGGTCCAGGGGACGACCCAGGCGGtgacatctccctccccctcgccaatgacctcccctccacctccctccctcaccctctcctcccctcctcctccgctCCTAACTCCATCAACTCATTCCCTCCAGCTCCACTAGCCTCTCTGGTTCCCCCCCTCAACTCCACCGGCGTGACCCAGCTCGGTGCTCCCTCTGTGGGGCTAGGAGTTGGGGCTGACTCCCTCCCTGGAGCCCAGCTCCAGCAGATGTTGCTTCAGGGCCAGTCACCAGTCCCAGGTCAGCCCACGCCACTGGGTCTCCCCATACAGGTAAAATCACtaagaaatgtgagttatagatatcTCATTAAAAGCAAGTCTgtgaagtggtagatctgttctatgtgcactatttctatgtttCCCCCCTTAAGTTTAGTTTTTACGTccggttttgtacaccagattTGAATagctgaaaatactatattttGGGTTATTTAAAAGATATGTGGTGCAATGGTTCTCTACACTATGCATTGCTTGTTTCACAACATGACCCAACAGATGTTTTTAAAGTGTTCTACCTCTGTCTACAGATGCTCCAGAACCAGCTAGCTCAGCCCAGCAGAGCCCTACAGCAGCAACAGGCCAGTGAGGAAGATCATTCTGTTATTAATATCAACAGCtctgatgaggaagaggaggaggatgaagagatggaggatgaggatgagctgggagaggaggaggatgaggaggggttggaggatgaagaagaagaggaagaagggagcgATTTCCCCGATGAAGAAGAAGAGTTTTATGGAGAAGAGTTTGACGActatgaggaggaagagggggaggaggaagaagaggaggaggatgaggaggaagaggagggagagatcagGCCGTTGgacagagaagggaggagaggaggaatggggagggaggaaggagaggtgctCAGAGAAGTGccggaggatggagggatgggcagattctgtgtggagggagagatggaaggaggtatAGAGGAGCTGGGGACTAACAGAAGGGTGTACGGGGAAGAAGGGGTGAAGGCTCAGGAGGTAGAGAGCATCGGTGtgctggaggaagagagggaaggagaggaggatgacgCTGATGGAATGAACGACCCGACAATGCCTCAGATTCTCTGTGTGACGGGCGGAGCtctggaagagagggatgagctAGGGGAGGGGCATGGGCAGGAAGTGGGGTCATGTGAGCAGCAGGGAGCTGATCGCCCAGAGGCAACGTCCTCTTCTGAAGGCCCCACCCCTCAACACAAACAGGAGGCAGAGCCTGCACAGGAAGTGAGGGTGGGCGGCAGCGACCAGCCGTCCAATCAGGGAGAAGAACCAGCAAAACAGGGCGGGGACTCTGCTAAAGAGGAAGTTAAGCCATCAGCCGCTCCgagcgagacagagggggaggagcctGAACGAGAGAAAGGagcagaagagggagaggaggatggagaagaggatgggagagggatgaagaggaagagggaggtagaggaggaaggaacAGGACAGGGCACAGAGAAGAAAAAGGTAAGAACTCTTTCTCAGACCATCTTTAACCAATTCACATTCCAAGCCTTTTAGCTGATTTTACAACACATTTTCTCATGAGTGACTTCCTTGGTCATGGTTTGTGTGTAGATACAGTGAGCTCCGTAAGTCTTGGGACAGTGAATGTTTTTTTGTCTCTGTACTCCTGCACTTTGAAATGATATAAtgactgaggttaaagtgcagactgtcagattTAATTGGAGGTTAACTGGATGCTCctatgattacggataatcctgaatgaatcgtgaataataatgatgagtgagaaagttagaagCTCAAATATCAGATCCCCCCAAAAATGCTAACCCCCCCCCAGTTCTTGTAATGGTGACAGGTTAGCATGTCGTGGgcgtatgatatttgtgcatctttCTCACTCATCGTTATTCACGCTTCATTCAGGACAATCTGTAGTCATTGTAGCATCCGCATTAATGTAggagtgtttagaaacatattctattcttattcacaataaaagtgactccagaatggcacaatacattatttaccattcattattataatctgaaacacaaccagaaCAAAcaaaaatgcatccaacaagtttgtagagtcacaagcttgatgtatcattgcatgctatgaatatgggaccaaatactcaacTTTTGACAACGTTAATAAACAgcagtgaatttgtcccaatacttttggtctcCTACAATGTGGGGGACCATGtataaaaagtgctgtaatttctaaacggttcaccccgttatggatgaaaataccctcaattAAAGCTG
The window above is part of the Oncorhynchus gorbuscha isolate QuinsamMale2020 ecotype Even-year linkage group LG21, OgorEven_v1.0, whole genome shotgun sequence genome. Proteins encoded here:
- the LOC124008638 gene encoding proline-, glutamic acid- and leucine-rich protein 1-like isoform X2: MAATAAWMHGPANMRLTEGLLSVLKEQRPEYLPALLANYREHGVVSTQSSAAVGGLVGLSNAKLGNSKTRFEGLCLLSVLVKDSSSDVFQQHCLSWLRSLQQVIQSQAPLPSIQLAVGVLQDLLQYSSQLPELAREVGLNSILGILTSLLGLKSEFHLAAMEGMTACMTFYPRACGSLRDKLGACFLSKMDSVIPEVQEVACECYGRLPCLGGVLERGGGGRRAEGWTNQLHCLLASANGMLAQLYQSTESGMVPYEGPGVELPYPPLDDTDPLVLLQLQHRYRGVCLALKHTLGVDPASAVRLPVQQVLNLVCRALAVSSKSINVTGDGSVRLLVLPSIHNHTVKVLHALITAVGSGLVQYSSMLQRLFSQTLSAWTPLPETSLGQQRAFSAVRVSLYRTLELWVKVGGASAGVLQGSPTHSEILLAHLLGDITPGADSVRLRAGQSIVADLVSSKPCPKSRKPGLGMGNGGGASLQRKGDSLANQDTCVSALRALRQIILTSGTLLKEDIHKRLHDVVLPLCVRLQQQHGGDCGAGGVSGQYGSALPRRELYRLLLALVLVPPPRWPPPLTCTVSILSHGRRDRSLKVSSFCTEALTICNSLLHPRTPSLCLPMPPLALKPSPATSLLTPSQASSLTLPTLLGGPFPGRHSLGLGHTLLGSLDNHLSLVPPGLSGQGSTPGDLLLSPHQGELAGLGLSEGQRPVFIRYDKEEAEDVEISLESDSDDSVVIFPRGMLMLENQDGISTVATLPVSSLVPSGVTLPVPGPGDDPGGDISLPLANDLPSTSLPHPLLPSSSAPNSINSFPPAPLASLVPPLNSTGVTQLGAPSVGLGVGADSLPGAQLQQMLLQGQSPVPGQPTPLGLPIQMLQNQLAQPSRALQQQQASEEDHSVININSSDEEEEEDEEMEDEDELGEEEDEEGLEDEEEEEEGSDFPDEEEEFYGEEFDDYEEEEGEEEEEEEDEEEEEGEIRPLDREGRRGGMGREEGEVLREVPEDGGMGRFCVEGEMEGGIEELGTNRRVYGEEGVKAQEVESIGVLEEEREGEEDDADGMNDPTMPQILCVTGGALEERDELGEGHGQEVGSCEQQGADRPEATSSSEGPTPQHKQEAEPAQEVRVGGSDQPSNQGEEPAKQGGDSAKEEVKPSAAPSETEGEEPEREKGAEEGEEDGEEDGRGMKRKREVEEEGTGQGTEKKKLDEEVMASMLADFVACPPDDEEKGPSASNLPS
- the LOC124008638 gene encoding proline-, glutamic acid- and leucine-rich protein 1-like isoform X1 produces the protein MAATAAWMHGPANMRLTEGLLSVLKEQRPEYLPALLANYREHGVVSTQSSAAVGGLVGLSNAKLGNSKTRFEGLCLLSVLVKDSSSDVFQQHCLSWLRSLQQVIQSQAPLPSIQLAVGVLQDLLQYSSQLPELAREVGLNSILGILTSLLGLKSEFHLAAMEGMTACMTFYPRACGSLRDKLGACFLSKMDSVIPEVQEVACECYGRLPCLGGVLERGGGGRRAEGWTNQLHCLLASANGMLAQLYQSTESEGMVPYEGPGVELPYPPLDDTDPLVLLQLQHRYRGVCLALKHTLGVDPASAVRLPVQQVLNLVCRALAVSSKSINVTGDGSVRLLVLPSIHNHTVKVLHALITAVGSGLVQYSSMLQRLFSQTLSAWTPLPETSLGQQRAFSAVRVSLYRTLELWVKVGGASAGVLQGSPTHSEILLAHLLGDITPGADSVRLRAGQSIVADLVSSKPCPKSRKPGLGMGNGGGASLQRKGDSLANQDTCVSALRALRQIILTSGTLLKEDIHKRLHDVVLPLCVRLQQQHGGDCGAGGVSGQYGSALPRRELYRLLLALVLVPPPRWPPPLTCTVSILSHGRRDRSLKVSSFCTEALTICNSLLHPRTPSLCLPMPPLALKPSPATSLLTPSQASSLTLPTLLGGPFPGRHSLGLGHTLLGSLDNHLSLVPPGLSGQGSTPGDLLLSPHQGELAGLGLSEGQRPVFIRYDKEEAEDVEISLESDSDDSVVIFPRGMLMLENQDGISTVATLPVSSLVPSGVTLPVPGPGDDPGGDISLPLANDLPSTSLPHPLLPSSSAPNSINSFPPAPLASLVPPLNSTGVTQLGAPSVGLGVGADSLPGAQLQQMLLQGQSPVPGQPTPLGLPIQMLQNQLAQPSRALQQQQASEEDHSVININSSDEEEEEDEEMEDEDELGEEEDEEGLEDEEEEEEGSDFPDEEEEFYGEEFDDYEEEEGEEEEEEEDEEEEEGEIRPLDREGRRGGMGREEGEVLREVPEDGGMGRFCVEGEMEGGIEELGTNRRVYGEEGVKAQEVESIGVLEEEREGEEDDADGMNDPTMPQILCVTGGALEERDELGEGHGQEVGSCEQQGADRPEATSSSEGPTPQHKQEAEPAQEVRVGGSDQPSNQGEEPAKQGGDSAKEEVKPSAAPSETEGEEPEREKGAEEGEEDGEEDGRGMKRKREVEEEGTGQGTEKKKLDEEVMASMLADFVACPPDDEEKGPSASNLPS